TCAACTGCGATCGAATTTTTGATCGAGAAAGGATACGATCCTGCCTACGGTGCTCGTCCAATGCGACGAGCTGTTGAGCGTTTCTTAGAAAACCCTATGGCGGAAGAGCTGTTGCGTGGGAACTTGAAAGGGGGGGATCAGGTAGATGTAAAGAGAGATGGAGAGAAACTCTCCTTTCGTATAAAGGAGGGTTCTGTAGCTATTACCACTGATAGCTAGCTAGGCTGAGGGCTAGGCTAAATAAAGCAAAGAAGATTGCCCCCCTTTATCCTCAGTGGGAGCTTACCCCTCTTCTTCCCCTCTTTTTCTCTCGGGCCCTTTATAGCCGGCCGTCAGCCAGCGCTCGGCGTCTATGGCGGCGGAACATCCTTGTCCTGCTGCTGTAATGGCCTGACGGTAGACAGGATCGACTACGTCTCCGGCTGCAAAGACTCCGGGCAAGCTCGTTTGCGTCCTACGCCTCGGCACGATATAGCCAGCATTGTCGAGTTCAAGCTTGCCCTGAAAAGGCGCCGTATTTGGGGTGTGGCCAATAGCGATAAAGACACACTTAACCTCAAGCTCCTTTTGGCTCCCGGACACAGTGTTGCGAATACAAATGGCACGCATCGCACCAGATTCATCTGGGAGATATCTTTGTACGGTAGAATTCCATACAGGCTGAATTTTTGGATGTGTGAGAGTTCGTTCTTCCATGATACGTGAAGCACGTAGGGTTCCTCTACGGTGGACTAGATATATAAGAGAACAGAAGCGAGTAAGGAATAGGGCCTCTTCACATGCAGAATCCCCCCCACCGATAACAGCTACGGGCACGCCTTTGTAAAATGCTCCATCACAAGTTGCACAGGAAGTAAGGCCATGGCCAATTAGTTGCTCCTCCCCTTCCAGGTCTAGCCACTTGGCCGAGGCACCGCTAGCAATAATTAGTGCACGACTCTCACGCCAAATGCCATCGATCTTCACCCGTTGGACTTGGCCAACAGCCTCAAAATCTTCCAGTGTGCCGTACTCAGACCTTGCTCCAAAACGGCCTGCCTGCATACGCATACGCTGCGTCAGGTCTGGCCCATCAATTCCATGGGGGAAACCAGGAAAATTTTCCACACTAGTTGTGAGAGTTAACTGTCCGCCGGGCTGGGCGCCTTCTATAACTAGGGGCGAGAGGTTTGCTCGGGCGGTATAAATAGCCGCGGTAAGACCAGCACACCCGCCGCCGATGATGATGACATTTTCCATAAGGAGAAGGGAGCGTCTCGTTAGTTTTTTTGGTATTTGGGGGTATTCCCGGTCACACAGTACAATCCACCACATAAAGGGTTTTACTTCCACAGTCTCTTTTGGGAGAATGCCCCTACCATGTCAGTCTGTTCGGACCAGTGGATATGCCGGATGGCCATCGAGTGCTCTATGATTGAACCCTTCGTGGATAGGCAAGTCCGGCTCAGCCAGGATGGACAGCGGGTTATTAGCTATGGGTTATCCAGTTACGGTTATGACCTACGGGTTTCAGACGAGTTTAAGGTTTTTACCAATGTTTTCAATACAGTAGTTGATCCCAAGAACTTTGATTGCTGTTCTCTAGTGGATACCAAAGCGGATGTCTGTATCATACCTCCCAATTCTTTCGCGCTGGCAAGAAGTGTTGAATACTTTAGGATCCCAAGGGAAATACTCACTATTTGCGTCGGAAAGTCCACATATGCGCGCTGCGGGATCATCGTTAACGTTACTCCTTTCGAGCCAGAGTGGGAAGGGCATGTTACGCTGGAAATCTCCAATACCACTCCATTGCCAGCAAGAATCTACGCCAACGAAGGACTTGCTCAGGTGATCTTTTGCCTTGCACAGGAGCCCTGCAGTGTAAGTTACGCGGAGCGTGGGGGAAAGTATATGCGCCAAACGGGCATTACAACACCCCTCGTATAGAACGCGTGTACCTTTCCCAAAGTGTGGGTTCGCATCTCTTTTTTATGTGCCGAGGGAAGAGAGAGGGGGGTATGTAGCACTTGCTTCCGGCAGTTGTGTCAGTGTGTCGGCGACCCATAGCCTTTTCTGGTAGTGTCCTGGACTTTCAATTTCCGTCCGACTTTCTTAATTCCTTAATTCCACGTGCAATATATTTTCGTAACTGGAGGTGTTGTAAGCTCCCTAGGAAAGGGGATTGCGGCTGCTTCCCTTGGGACTCTTCTTGAGCGAAGAGGCTTGAAAATTGCACTCCAGAAGCTGGATCCCTACCTCAATGTAGATCCTGGCACCATGAATCCGTTCCAACATGGGGAAGTTTATGTATTAGCGGACGGCTCTGAAACCGACTTGGATCTTGGCCATTATGAGCGGTTCACACAGTGTGTTCTCTCCCGTTCCAATAACGTCACTAGCGGACAAATCTACGAAGCAGTTCTATCCAAGGAGAGGCGAGGTGAGTATCTCGGGCGAACCGTACAGGTGATTCCACATATCACCGAGGAAATTAAGGCCTGTATTCGCCATCTTGGTTGGACGTCTGGTGTAGATGTAATGATTACCGAAATCGGAGGCACAACCGGAGACATTGAGGGCCTGCCATTTCTTGAGGCAATCCGTCAATTCATTCTCGAAG
This DNA window, taken from Candidatus Xiphinematobacter sp., encodes the following:
- the trxB gene encoding thioredoxin-disulfide reductase, which encodes MENVIIIGGGCAGLTAAIYTARANLSPLVIEGAQPGGQLTLTTSVENFPGFPHGIDGPDLTQRMRMQAGRFGARSEYGTLEDFEAVGQVQRVKIDGIWRESRALIIASGASAKWLDLEGEEQLIGHGLTSCATCDGAFYKGVPVAVIGGGDSACEEALFLTRFCSLIYLVHRRGTLRASRIMEERTLTHPKIQPVWNSTVQRYLPDESGAMRAICIRNTVSGSQKELEVKCVFIAIGHTPNTAPFQGKLELDNAGYIVPRRRTQTSLPGVFAAGDVVDPVYRQAITAAGQGCSAAIDAERWLTAGYKGPERKRGEEEG
- a CDS encoding dCTP deaminase; the encoded protein is MSVCSDQWICRMAIECSMIEPFVDRQVRLSQDGQRVISYGLSSYGYDLRVSDEFKVFTNVFNTVVDPKNFDCCSLVDTKADVCIIPPNSFALARSVEYFRIPREILTICVGKSTYARCGIIVNVTPFEPEWEGHVTLEISNTTPLPARIYANEGLAQVIFCLAQEPCSVSYAERGGKYMRQTGITTPLV